The Diabrotica virgifera virgifera chromosome 10, PGI_DIABVI_V3a genome has a window encoding:
- the LOC114331296 gene encoding BLOC-1-related complex subunit 8 homolog encodes MAFNADTDLETKVRKSTERISENMHIVANEPSLAFYRLQEHVRKALNPMVERRVDVEKLHTELQGRCYDIEYAVGAIKAMGNSEDSFKNIQDNLKNGIFLKQQLKYEESRRKKSDTSSVYKRLSAHITLDLPELPELSDVVRETANRVEHMMSKATQS; translated from the exons ATGGCATTTAATGCGGATACTGATTTGGAGACAAAAGTTAGAAAAT CAACAGAAAGAATATCCGAAAATATGCATATAGTAGCTAATGAACCATCCCTAGCATTTTATAGATTGCAGGAACATGTTAGAAAAGCTTTAAATCCCATGGTTGAACGTCGAGTTGATGTTGAAAAGTTACATACTGAACTACAAGGAAGGTGTTATGATATAGAGTATGCTGTGGG AGCCATAAAAGCCATGGGGAATTCTGAAGATAGCTTCAAAAATATCCAAGATAACTTAAAAAatggaatatttttaaaacaacaattaaaatatgAAGAATCTAGAAGGAAAAAATCGGACACAAGTTCAGTATACAAGCGTCTATCAGCTCACATAACATTAGACTTACCTGAACTACCAGAGTTATCTGATGTTGTGAGAGAAACAGCAAACCGTGTAGAACACATGATGTCCAAGGCAACTCAAAGTTAA